The DNA region TAATGAAACTAATTCCGGTCTCATCGGCATTCGTCTCGGGCCAAGAATAAAAACACTGAACACAGGACACGTTTTAACAAAAATGTCTAGCTTAAAAATAAAACGTCCGATTCCTGATGAATCATACCTTTAACAAAACACACTAAAAAAAGAGACGGGATTTATCAAAAAGTATATGCTTAGGAAAGAAATTCAGGCTGGACGCGAGCGACTGCTTCGCTAAAAGGAGCAGGTCGGGGCGAGGGaaacgaaaacaaaaaaaaaagagaaaaaaaaacggcagATCATATCATATGTATATCGAGATTTGTTACCTAGAAGGAGGGCTGTATAGCGCAACAATGGATCGATCTTACTAAACTACTGGCTCGTGCCAAACGATCTTCCCGCTAAGGCAACCCGACACAAGCAAACAATGCCTAGGAGAGAATTTCGTACTGACCACGATACCAGAATGAGTAACGTTCGTCGCCAGTTCGTGTAGCTGCACGGACTCGTTGAACGAAGGAACACAATTGGATAATTCCGAGCAGTCGTTAGAGAACGCCAGCAATCGGACGCCGTATCCAAATGGCGAGCATATCAGTCGACCATCGGCCGAGAAACACAACTCTTTGATATAACCGGAGCCCACGTTCGGCTCCTCGATGTAATGCGTTAACCTCGGCGTATTTTGGTGAATCATACGATTTCTCGGGATCGCGTACATCGTCTGTTGGCCTTGCCTGTTCTGATTCTGAACCCGTGTTCTGTCGCCGATAATCACCACGGTATTATTGCTCGATCTGGAAATCCAGTCACGCTCCCTTCTTAGCCTAGCTTCCCTGATCCCTACATGAGCCTCCCACACATCGGTTGTACTCATGTGCAACTCTATATTACCGGCAGAAAAGTTTTGGAACCAACGCGGTCTCGGTGACCTGGGATCGTGCTCCGAATCTCTGTCCGAATCCCTGTCCGAATCCCTCTCCTGGTCACTGGACGCTTCTTCGTGCACGATGTCGTTATTGTCAGCCGCGTGAACGTCCCTGTCTTCTTGCCTGGCATCGTGTCTATCCGCTCTTACCCGAGAGTCGGACGACCCGGAACCCGAGCCAGCCTCCACCGAACCAGAATTCGCTCTCGTCGCGTTCCTATCTGAGCGCGAGCTTCGCAACTGAGGACGCGACGATGGCCTGCTCGGATGGGCATTGTCCGAAGATACGAGCGAGTTCAATGTCATGTCGGGCATAGTGTGAAGTACCCTCAAGCGATTCGCAGTCTCTGCCAGGAACGACGACGTTATACCGGACCGGGAGGGCTGAGGTTGTTGGAAATCTTCAAATTCCTCTACAGACACGTCATTGAACGGGGGCGTCGTGTCTTCTCCTTCCGTAGCCTGATCCACCGTGTTGGACACATCGCGTTCTTGTATGTCGTGAACGCATGTCCACTGGAACAGAACAATAGGGAACGAGATGTAGGAAAAGAATGCAAGAACAGAGTGCATCGAGTTGGCGATATTAAGAAAACCAACCTCAGACTTCTCCCCGTTACTGACGTTCCTGGACAAGGCGCACCATCCCTGAGGATGCACTTGCAGGCTCGATATTATCTCTGCGTCGTCGCCGTCTGGGAAATCCGTTAAAAATTCTACTCTATTGTGTTGTCGTACATGGGAAAAGAGGTGCGTGAAATTTGTCACGTTTGGTATCGTGGTCTGGGACGATTGCATCAATCTGTACATGTTCGGCTGAAATCGTAACGTTCCCACGGTTATTGTAAGCTACAGATATCGCAGGAGACACAAACGATTTACTCTGGAAACTGAACGTACCTTAAATCCTGTTAGGTCTTGAGTTAACGTGCTTAATTTAAGATTGTGTATTATAATGAGGTATCCGGAGGTGGTGCTTATTAACATCTTACTGGCGTCTGGACTGAGTCATTCGTGTGAAACACACGCGTGTATAATATACTATTCTCCGTAAAACTGTTAATGTCCCAAGTATATATGCTACCATCGAATCCGCTAGTCAATAATAACCCATCCTTGGGACTGTactctatatttttcacccaaTTCGAATGTCCCTGAAGCGTTCTGATTCTCTGCTTTAAATTCCTAGCATCCCACAGAGCGACTGTGCTATCGTCCGAGCATGTCGCAAACATACGTTGGTCCAGAAACCTATCGTAAATGAAA from Andrena cerasifolii isolate SP2316 chromosome 10, iyAndCera1_principal, whole genome shotgun sequence includes:
- the LOC143374431 gene encoding LOW QUALITY PROTEIN: DDB1- and CUL4-associated factor 10 homolog (The sequence of the model RefSeq protein was modified relative to this genomic sequence to represent the inferred CDS: inserted 1 base in 1 codon): MPKIRTRQPNTFWLRQRELGIKFPLGHADLFHKSLYSAIQPVTSWDHALSPATHGGVFNLEYSPDGSLLLAACERKTILMFDPLRRKLIHSIENAHNDCVNCVRFLDQRMFATCSDDSTVALWDARNLKQRIRTLQGHSNWVKNIEYSPKDGLLLTSGFDGSIYTWDINSFTENSILYTRVFHTNXLSPDASKMLISTTSGYLIIIHNLKLSTLTQDLTGFKPNMYRLMQSSQTTIPNVTNFTHLFSHVRQHNRVEFLTDFPDGDDAEIISSLQVHPQGWCALSRNVSNGEKSEWTCVHDIQERDVSNTVDQATEGEDTTPPFNDVSVEEFEDFQQPQPSRSGITSSFLAETANRLRVLHTMPDMTLNSLVSSDNAHPSRPSSRPQLRSSRSDRNATRANSGSVEAGSGSGSSDSRVRADRHDARQEDRDVHAADNNDIVHEEASSDQERDSDRDSDRDSEHDPRSPRPRWFQNFSAGNIELHMSTTDVWEAHVGIREARLRRERDWISRSSNNTVVIIGDRTRVQNQNRQGQQTMYAIPRNRMIHQNTPRLTHYIEEPNVGSGYIKELCFSADGRLICSPFGYGVRLLAFSNDCSELSNCVPSFNESVQLHELATNVTHSGIVVSTKFSPRHCLLVSGCLSGKIVWHEPVV